GCAATAGCGACAACAACAGGAAAAATTCCCTGTATCACCTTCTTCCCAAGCTTCAGGGCGGCGATAAAAATCAGAGCAGTCACCCCGGCCCGTACCCCGGCAAAGGCGCGCTGCACCCCCGCGAGATCCCGAAAACGGACCAGCAGGGTCGCCAGGACGGAGATAATAAAAAACGATGGAAGGACCATACCCAGGGCAGCAGCGGCCGCTCCCCGGAAGCCGGCAAGTCGATAGCCGATAAAAATCGCCGAATTTATTCCAATCGTTCCGGGAACGGACTGTACAATGGTAAAGACATCGACGATCTCCTCCTCGCTTATCCAGCCCTGCCGGTGGACAAGTTCCCGTTCGATCAAAGGCAGCATGGCATAGCCGCCTCCGATGGTAAACGCCCCTATCCGGAAGAAGGTAAAAAACATAGAAAGGGCCCGGCGCGACGGTTGGTCGTTACCGGGCCCCTTATCAGAAGGCTGTCCCATACAAGACTATCTGCGCCTGCCGAAGATTCTCAACAAAAAGAGAAAAATGTTGATGAAGTCGAGATAGAGCTTAAGGGCTCCCATGATCGAAATCTTAACATACCCTTCCTCATCGACGGAATTACCATAGGCCGCACTCCAGCGTTTGATAATCTGCGTGTCATAGGCGGTAAGGCCAAGAAAAACCGCAATGCCAATGTAGCTGATCATATAATAGACCGTAGGGCTCTTGAGAAAGAAATTGATGAGCGTTGCAATCAAAACACCCCAAAGCCCCATCATCAGATAATGGCCAAGGCCGGAAAGATCACGCTTTGTCGTCAACGCCCAGAGGCTCATCCCTCCGAAGGTCGCCGCCGTTGTAAAAAATGCAAGGGCGATGGTCTGACCGGTATATGCAAGAAAAACAAGGCTGAGGGTGATACCGTTCAATACGGCATAACCGGCAAAAGCCAAGGTTGCCGACGAAGCGCTCATCCTGTTGATTCGGGCCGAAAGGACCGAAACAAGAACCAGCTCGGCGATGATCAGAGCAAAAAAGAGGATGGGATTACCGACCAAGGTGGCAATCATACTCCTGCTCGACGAAACGGCCATGGCTACCACCCCGGTAAGAGCAAGGCCAGCGGTCATCCAGAGGTAGACGTTCTTAATGATATTTCGTTCACGAACTTCGGCATAGCGAAGCGTTTCTTCTCTTGCAAAAGCCATACATAACCTCCATAGTCATGTCACGTATTCTTATCTATAAGGTACGCAATGAATCGGGAATTGACAAGCTGATTAAAGCAGAGAAAAGATCTTGAGATGAGCGAGAAAAGC
The sequence above is drawn from the Sediminispirochaeta bajacaliforniensis DSM 16054 genome and encodes:
- a CDS encoding chromate transporter, translated to MGQPSDKGPGNDQPSRRALSMFFTFFRIGAFTIGGGYAMLPLIERELVHRQGWISEEEIVDVFTIVQSVPGTIGINSAIFIGYRLAGFRGAAAAALGMVLPSFFIISVLATLLVRFRDLAGVQRAFAGVRAGVTALIFIAALKLGKKVIQGIFPVVVAIAAFLALVIFNLHAIAIIASAGLAGVLRYRLFRKEL
- a CDS encoding Bax inhibitor-1/YccA family protein, giving the protein MAFAREETLRYAEVRERNIIKNVYLWMTAGLALTGVVAMAVSSSRSMIATLVGNPILFFALIIAELVLVSVLSARINRMSASSATLAFAGYAVLNGITLSLVFLAYTGQTIALAFFTTAATFGGMSLWALTTKRDLSGLGHYLMMGLWGVLIATLINFFLKSPTVYYMISYIGIAVFLGLTAYDTQIIKRWSAAYGNSVDEEGYVKISIMGALKLYLDFINIFLFLLRIFGRRR